The genomic window GTGGGAAGGTGGCTTAGAGACCTCACTGCCCTGAAGCAGTCTGATGGTTGCAGAACAGGATGTTACGGGGTTGTCTCCATGCTTGTGTGCCCGGGTGGCcctggctccctgcctccccactcAGCAGAGGTTTTTGTTTCAGGTACTGTCCCAACTGTAAGAAGCACCAGCAGGCCACAAAGAAGTTTGACCTGTGGTCCTTGCCAAAAATCCTGGTGGTCCACCTCAAACGTTTCTCCTACAATAGATACTGGAGGGATAAGCTTGATACAGTCGTGGAGTTCCCAGTCAGGTGGGTCCCTGGGCTGCAGTGGTATTTTGGGGAAAATTAGAAACCATGCAGACCATCTGGGCACTGATAGGCAGAGTGTTTTGCCACCAAAGGCTTTTCTGCATTAAGATGTGTGTGTTGCTGGGCTCTGGGCAGTTAGGATTTTAGGCTCATTTCCCCTCCTTGTCTAGGGAAGATAGAACCACGTCCCCTCTTGAGTCCCTATGCAGCTTGACTAACCTGGTCTTCTTACCTGTCCTTGGTTCCTGGGAGCCCAGACTCAGTAGGACAGCACACGAACGTGCTGCTCCGCATTAATGCAGGAGCACAGGACGCAGAGAGTAATCTGCTGGGGAGAGTTGGATTGTTGGGGGCCGCCCTTGGTGGTGCAACTCCACCGCAGTCCTGTTcttggggcaggggctgggactGGCTGGCTTCTTGGGTCCTCTCAAGTCCCAGGGTACAGAGTGTAAGTGACACAGTCGGTCAGCAAGGTAGGAGTTCCCCATAACATGCGGATTTAAGAATGCTTTCTTCAGGGGCAGGTGTACAGGTAGATAGATAGGTGCAGTGTGGACATATCAGTGGGAGGACCTAGATGGCAGTAAGTCAGCAAATAGAGGTATTTGTTGTCAAActcttttttctgtatatttaaaattttagaaataaaacattaggggaaaaaatgctTTGAGGGGCCTGTTTTAGTATTTAGCTTACATTTTTATGGCACTAACTGTGATTCTGACAGTAATAGCCATTTCTACAAAGTTGCAACAGCCCTCACGTCTGTGCCCAGAGCCCTTCCTTGCCATCTTGTCAGAGGTTGGAGTTCCCCAGGAGGCTTCCCTTCTCCAGCCTAACATGTCAGTGGTCAGAGCAAGACCCCAGGGCACCTTCTGTCTGGACTCTTCATCTGTTCTTTCTGCAGTTAGTCCCTGAGGGCCTCCTGTGTTCTAGCCTGTTGCGTGAAAGGGGTGGCTAGATTGCTCTGACTTCTCACAGTGTAAGGTATTGAAGggttctttctgttttctgtgcTTAGAGGTCTGAACATGTCGGAGTTTGTCTGTGACCCGTCAGCGAGGCCATATGTGTACGACCTCATCGCCGTGTCCAATCACTATGGAGCCATGGGGGTTGGCCACTGTGAGTACTGGCATCTGCTCCCCTCTGAGATATTGAAACACCCTTGGGCACTCATCTgtcaccagccttccctgtgtcAGCCACTGCCCTAAGGACTTAACTTATACAGCTCTTCAGGCCTCAAGTTGCAGGCTGCCCCTCAGTTGTTTTGGTAGGGTGGTGGTTCATATCCTTTAATCCAAAAATCCACTTCCAGTAAATCTATCCTTCGAAATTACTGGACTTTGGGGAAAAGCTTCATGTACAAAGGTATTTACCCATTTATAccggtggctcagactgtaaagcatctgcccacaatgcaggagacctgggttcactccctgggttcgctccctgggttgggaacatcccctggagaaggaaatggtaacccactccagtactcttgcctagaaaattccatggatggaggagcctagtgggctatatagtccatggggtctcaaagagtcggacacaactgagtgacttcacttcactagtgGAAAATAGTAACAGCATAGGTGATCAGCAGCTGGCACTGCTGTCCATCTGCTTGATGGCACACAGCCattgtgaaataaaattattaataccaCGGGGAAATGCCCATGAATGTGTTCAGGGGAAACAGCCACACAAAATTGCATCATTACAGAAAGTAGTATCACAACTATGTACACTGAAACAAAAGGCAAACTGATAGGAGAGGGGACAACCTAGAAAGAGAGAgaccaaaatgttcattttacttttttttttcctttgttctacttTATTTTCCGGGATTTCTGTGATGTGTAGGTTTACTTGGCATTTCTACTTTCACTAGTCTGTCTGGTCACTTGTTTACGGAAGGTGGTAGTGACGCTGAAGTGAGGAGCTGGGTCTCCTCATGTCTCCTCTGTTGCATCTGCGCCATGACAGCTGCCACAACACCCAGTGTCAGGACCCCAAGAGATGGCACCGTGGGGGGGTCAGCTCCATTTACCCTCACGGTGGATTATGAACTGCCCCAAACCCCAGTCTTCTCTCCTGTACTGGTAAGCTTTTTCTGTTGGCCCAGGTCTGTTCTCCTGCCTCTCTATTCTTACCATATCACCTCCTGCCTTTGGATGGCTGCTCATTCTCCAGCCCTCAGGTCTACATTCCAGGCCATCGGAAGAAGGGGTAGAAAGGGCCTCACCTTCCTTTTTAAGTAGACTTCCCGGAAATCCCCCTCAACTCCTCTACATACGTCTCATTGGCTATAACTTGGTCACAGGACTACCAACTAGCTGTAGAAACAGGTGGGAAGGAAAAATTGTGCCTGTCTAAAAACTGGGACTCTTCTAGAGTGGCTACTTGCAATACCTGTGATCATACCACATCCGATAGCACTTACTCTTCTCTAACTTTTTTCTCTCTGCAAATTAATTTTGATATCTGTATTCATTCATACTGGACCCCTGTATTCGTTTAATTATTTTAGCATACAGACATACTGCTTGGGCACGTTACTTAGCTTCCGtatgcttcagtttctttatccagGTTAGGCTGGTTGTGTGCAGACCCACACTGGGTCCACAATTGGAACACCGTGATTGAGAGCCATCACTGTTGCTGTTCCGCCACGCATGGACAGCAGGGTCAGCCCCTTGGCACCTTCTCGGTCACTTTGTCCTGTGTCCTTCACCACCGCTTGGTGCAGTAAGCACCGCAGTGAAGAATAGTTAAACAGCCTGCCAGAGCCACACAGCAGGTCGAGACCAGAAACCGGATCTCCATCAGACTGAGTCGTTTCTGAGAGTCTGAGTGAAGCAGGAATCGGGTATCACTGCTGAGACTGTTGTGAACACTTCTTGCTCAGAAAGTGTAAAATCAAAACCGAAAGTGTTCACTCTGTAAAATACTTGGACGGGTGTGAGGAATTGTTACTGAGCCGCAGATTCTTGACTCAAGAGTTTCAAAGACAGATACATTTAAGTTTTCTTGTTCACATCCCAACTCTGCCAACCCAAGCCCCCAGTGTGTCTCTCACTGGGATAACCCCACAGGCTCCAGAGGCAGTGAGAGACAATAGTAGACTGTCAGTCCTGGATACACTGGGGGTGTTTGACTTGGCATGGTTTTTTGACAGCTATTGTTTTGCTTAAATCTTAAAAAGTATCAGCTCCTTTTATGGATCTCCTAACTCTGAATTAGTGCTCATGGCTGTTTTCCCCAAAGTTACAGTTTAAAGGCTTAGTCCCCAGCAGCTCCATTTTTACCCTTTTAAGTGCCTTTTTGAGAAGGGAAGATCTTACTTTTTTTTACGGATGAGTTCTCTTTCGGTTCTTAGGACACAAGCTGTAAATTACCTTTAATTTCAGACTCTGGATATGTGTCATGTTTTGGAGTTGTTGAGTGCCAGCCTACTGAGCTAGCCAGATCACCTCTCTTGATGACCAGCTAGCATATTCTCTTGCCTTGGCAGACACTGCGTACGCGAAGAACAAACTGAACGGGAAGTGGTATTACTTTGATGATAGCAGTGTGTCCCTGGCCTGTGAGGATCAGATAGTGGTGAGTAGGCCCTCATACCTGGTTCCCACTCTTACCTTTAGGGATTAGAGCTGGGAAGAGTCCCCCAGGCTAGTTGGTTATTGAGTCATCCTGCTGGGACAGTGGGAACTAAGTGCGGTAGAGAAAGAATTGACTACCGTTCCTTCCGGGACCCTTCCTAAATGAGACACTTGACTCTCCTGAGTCTGTCACAGGGCTCCTACCTTTCCCGACACCCTGGACATGGTCAGCATGAGCCAGCCTTAGGTGGTACGGCTTTCACCATCACTTCAGTGTGTGGATGCGCAGGGCAAGACGGCGGATCCCTGAGGGTGGTGTGTTTTGAATAGAGACCAAAGCTTGCGGGGAATGGGTGATTGTTCCAACCTGTGAATGGATGTTGTGCCTCGTGTGTTTTAGACGAAAGCAGCTTACGTGCTGTTTTACCAGCGTCGAGACGATGAGTTTCATAAGACACCGTCACTCAGTTTTCCTGGCTCTTCTGATGGCAGTGCAAGACCAAGCAGCTCACAGCAGGGCACGGGGGATGACGAGACTTACAGCATGGACACCAACTGACCTGCCCAGTGCCCCTGCACCACAGCACCAGTGCCACCCCCCAGGAGAACACCTTTGACACTGCAGACTGCTAGTGTGCCGTCTAAAAACCAGATGAGGAAATTTCCTTTTatgagcagaagaaaaaaaaaaaaagaccctgtttGCTCAGAAGGGTTATGTCAAGAggctgaattattttttttttatacaggTGGTAAAAATTTTCTGTAAAACAGGTAGAGCTCCAGAGTTGGGGTTGGTGGTGGGGAGCACACAGTGGAGAGTGTCTGGCGGATTCCAAAGAGTGGAGAGGAACACACTGTCATGGAGTGGGGGGCCACCCTGCCCTCCTGGATTTCGGATTCTGGTGCTGGTTACTGGTCCTCCCAGTGGTCTACCCACAGTAAATCAACCTCAAGTAAACTTgatgtcgtccccttttcccttACTGTGCACTGAGATAGGTTTATAATACCCGAAAAAGTAGCCACTGACGCCCCTTTGTTTCCCTTTGAGTCACCTTGAATTGCCAGCTTCCTTCTCCCTAATGATGCTTGGTGGTAGGCTTCCTGCCCTTCAGTCTCCTGTGGAGCCTGGCAGTTCTGTTCTGTTCCCAGCATCCTTGATGAATTGAGACTGTTGGATATGGTCTGGCACTTGTATTAGGTCTCACTTAAATATCAGGACACGACACTGCTGGGCACCAGGTCTCCCGCAGCCGTCTGTCTCCGGGTTGGCTTCGGAATAGGAGCTTTCCTGGGCTTGGAAAGGGCTCCCGTTCTGCCGGGGACTTTGGTTAGAAGTGAGATCCCCGCCCCTCGGCCACGGCCACGGCCACCGTGGTCTGATTTCCCCACCCTTTCCCCGGGCCTTACGGCCATTGTTGCTGTCCCCTCCGTGCGTGCGTGGGCCCTCTGCTTCCCCATCACGCTGCGTGGGTTCAAAGAACGAGGTCATCCATGCGTCCCTTGTCTGACCTTTAACCCTAGCCGTGGGGGTTGGGCTCGTTAGTCCTGGACACGCGCGATCCCCTGATGAGAGCGCGCGAGACCGACCGACCGTTGGCGGGGTCGGCGGTGCGGTTTCTGGTTTCTCCGGCTGATGGGTGAGGACGCGGACGTGGATCTCCGCCCTGGGCGGCCacggggtggggcctgagagcgGAGTGGGGGTGGTCGGGAGCCGAGGAGGAGGGCCGGGCTCGATCGATCGCCGGTTCTTTCCTCCCCGGTGGAGAAGTGGGGACGCAGCTGTTCCCGCGATGAGAAAATCTCCCCGCGAGTGAGTTTCTCAGCTTTGACCTGTGGCGGGGTTCAAACTCAAGGAAACAAATACCCCTTCGTGGTCGGTTTACAACCTCATCTGTACCGCTATTCTCACGTTGTTCTGTGCATTTCCAGTGTATTACATAATAAAGACACGGTCGCTTTTAGGGAAGATGTCTGAGAAACTGAGGAGATGCAGAAAGGAGCTGACTGCAGCCATCGACCGGGCCTTTGAAGGAGTCAGCCATTCCCAGGAGTGCTCGGGCCGCCCGCGGGTGGAGCCCGACGCCGCCCcgctctccttccccctccccgtgCACCGGCTCCTCTGCCGGAGGCACCCGCTGGTAGCCTGCTCTTCTGCGGCTCCATTCTCTCCCATCCCTGGCGCTCTGGAGAATGAGAACGTGGCTTTTGGACCAAACCATGCCCCCGTGAATGCAAAGCCCCAGGCGCTCTGCCCCAAAAGAAACCCTCTGAGCAGCAAGGAAAACATCCTGGTGCGTTCCTCCATTTTGGCACCCGAAAGACAGTTTTGGCGAGCAGCAGGAGATGGGGAGAACTGGAAAAAAGACAGTCTAAGGTGATTCCAATCTCATGGGTTTAACAGCTACAATTAGAGGGATCTCCTATCTGGGggtaaaaaaaattgttgaaaatcCTAAGCTGGGTCCATAACAGATTTTTCCCTCCCCTTGGGGGCTCTACTGAagatagaaatggcaacccaccagtattcttgcctggaaagtcccatggacagaggaccctggtaggctacagtccatggggtcgcaaagagtcgggcaccactgagcgacttcactcactaggGCCTCTAAGTCTTCCCTAGACCTTGTCTTCTCCCACGTGGTTGCAAACTGCCTGGTCTTAGGAACCTTTTAAAGGctaattaaaatttaagtttaCTTTTGCATCATCTCTTAGCAAGGAGGACCACGTGGGCTGAAATTTCCAGGTTCTGCCATCTTGGCTGCCCTGGAAGCAGAGACTGAAGAAGCCGTTTAATTGTTTCAGTATTAAAAATATCTGTGCTTTTATTCACAGACATTAATGGGCATTAGGATGCTTTTAGTCAACTTCACTGACTTAGTGGTTCCCAGTTTTTGAATCACAACATAAATGGCAATTTAAAGGACTAGTGTTTGTCTTTAAGCTTATCTAACACTGAGGTCACCTCCGATACTTTCTTGAAAGAGGATCtaatcctctgccttttttttttctctcccggGGGCTGcaggaatgatacagagaaggaTGTGAAAGTTGACACAAGCATCCCACTCAGTGGTTCCAGCCAAGAGGTTACAAAGGATCTGCTTGATATGATTGGTGAGTTCAGAGGGCTGCTCCATCCTCTCCCTGAAAGGATAGATCCTTCACCGAAGCCCCCAAGTCAGCAAGTGTCATAAAAAACACTTAGGTCTCTTCCATTGGCTTGGTAGATTTGTTTGGTTCACAGCAGGCTCCGTGCAGAGAGCCTTCATGGAGCTGATAGCCTGGAGGagtcacatccatcaagtcattTCATAAATGTACAGTTAGAGTGAATCCCCGGAGGCCAAGGACCGCAGCCACTGTTGGTGGATGAGTTTATTTGTGAAGGAAACAGGACATAGGCAGAGATGAAGAGAGGGGGAGTAGTCCATCTCAGGTGGGTGGTGGTAACAcaagattaaaagaaaagttagaaGCCCAAACCTCCCCTTTAATTCTGCCATCCACCAGAAAGGCGACCACTGTTAACACAGTGCGGTATATCCTGGCGTAGACACTTTCTTGCTACACACATATCTGTATATTCTGCATGTGAACTTCACGCGCCCTATTTTCACACAATGCACAGTGGCCAGACAGCTTCTAATTAAGAGATCCATAGCCTTGGGAGCAGCCCAAAGCTGTTGGCTCTGAAGGGTCACCAGGTTATGGGGCAGGAAAGGAGGCGGTCTGGTGAGGGGTGG from Capricornis sumatraensis isolate serow.1 chromosome 10, serow.2, whole genome shotgun sequence includes these protein-coding regions:
- the C10H3orf62 gene encoding uncharacterized protein C3orf62 homolog translates to MSEKLRRCRKELTAAIDRAFEGVSHSQECSGRPRVEPDAAPLSFPLPVHRLLCRRHPLVACSSAAPFSPIPGALENENVAFGPNHAPVNAKPQALCPKRNPLSSKENILVRSSILAPERQFWRAAGDGENWKKDSLRNDTEKDVKVDTSIPLSGSSQEVTKDLLDMIDHTSIRTIEELAGRLEFENELNRVCGHCEDSSFKDEAWALLVDESPQKAPDADSGGLRQAFDDHNIVETVLDLEEDYNLMTSFKYQIE